DNA sequence from the Verrucomicrobiota bacterium genome:
TTCGGCGAGCCGGCGTACGAAGTCGAATACGTCGCCCAGCTTGGCAAGGTGGACGTGGACCAGCATGTCGCGGAGTTGAAGAACGAAATCCAGGCGCTGCAAGACGCGCTGGACGAATTCAACTTCACGCACGCGGTGAGCGCCTGATTCGCCGTGTCAACGCATCGGACAAGTCTGTGTTGCATATGCAACATAAACTTGTCCCGGCGTGGTTTAGTCATTTTCGTGCGCAGTGGTGGAGGCGGGACGGAGTGGAAGCTGTTGTCGCACGCCCGCCTGGGCGTGTTCGCTCGCCAAAAGCGAGCAACCCACCGCTAATGGGTCAGGCTGATGCCGATGCCGAGCGTCAAACCGCACCGGTCAATCCGCTCAAATCGCACGCTTCAAGCCGGAAGGCGCAAGCCTTTTGACGGCCTCCACAATGTTCTTCCGACGCCGCTGCGCACATTCCCCCGAGTAGCTGAGGCAGATTAGCGCCTCGCTGAAGCCGAGGAGACGTTGGCGCGATACCAACTTCGGGGGCCAATTCAGTCGAGGGTCGCTGGTTGAGAGTTGAGAGACTCGAACCCGGCGCCTCTCGATTTATTTAACCCTCAACACAAATGAACTCTCAACTTCTCTCCGTTCAGGTGCGCCTTTTCGCCTCGGCCCAAAGCCGGATCGAAGGCGAAGCGGTACGCCAACTCTATGCCACCGCGAAACTCGACGGTGTTCGACTCGCAGTCGGCTTCCCGGATTTGCACCCTGGCAAAGGCTCACCGGTCGGTGCGGCATTCGTGACCGAAGGTGTGATCTACCCGCACCTTATCGGTGGTGATATCGGTTGCGGCATGGCGTTGTTCAAAACGGACCTCGTCCGTCGTGACGCCAAGCTCGACCGCTGGGCCAGGCTGGCGTTCAATCTCGAGCACCCGTGGGATGAGTTCATCAGCGATTTCCTCGGTGAACACGATCTTGAATCCACGGAGTTCGATTCGGCGCTCGGCACCATCGGACGTGGCAATCACTTCGCCGAGTTGCAAACTGTAGAGAAGGTTCTCGATGCGCGCGAGTTCAAGAAGGTCGGTCTCGGCAAACAGCAACTCGTCGTGCTTGTTCACAGTGGTTCACGTGGATTGGGTGAATCCATCCTGCGCGCTCATGTGGATCAACACCTCGGCGAAGGGGTGGAGGCGGGTTCCTTCGCCGCGGAAGAGTATCTCCGCGGTTACGACTTCGCCGTCCGCTGGGCCAAGGCGAACCGCGAACTCATCGCACGCCGCTTCGTTGCGACTCTTGGGGTGGAAGCCGAATGCCTCTGGGACGGCTGCCACAACTGCATCACGCGTATGTCTCGTAGCAGCCGATGTGAATCGGCTCAAACTTCCTCCCGGTCTGATTGGAGCGGACTAACGTCCGCTGCTACACCAAACGAGGATGGAGGTTTGAACGATTGTTGGCTTCACCGCAAAG
Encoded proteins:
- a CDS encoding RNA ligase RtcB family protein, whose protein sequence is MNSQLLSVQVRLFASAQSRIEGEAVRQLYATAKLDGVRLAVGFPDLHPGKGSPVGAAFVTEGVIYPHLIGGDIGCGMALFKTDLVRRDAKLDRWARLAFNLEHPWDEFISDFLGEHDLESTEFDSALGTIGRGNHFAELQTVEKVLDAREFKKVGLGKQQLVVLVHSGSRGLGESILRAHVDQHLGEGVEAGSFAAEEYLRGYDFAVRWAKANRELIARRFVATLGVEAECLWDGCHNCITRMSRSSRCESAQTSSRSDWSGLTSAATPNEDGGLNDCWLHRKGAVAADGELVVIPGSRGSLSYLVKPIGDGESRAWSLAHGAGREWARSETRQRMRQRFGMQQLLQTPLGGRVICEERDLLYEEAPAAYKNIEAVIADLVDADLVSVIATLRPLLTYKTRKLRR